A genome region from Candidatus Protochlamydia phocaeensis includes the following:
- a CDS encoding YihY/virulence factor BrkB family protein, protein MANPSSLLPPPSHPPAKSVSPSLIKRAVRVLVDAARGFVEDDCYAKASALTFYSLLSIVPVFAVLFGIAKGFGFEKALESEINERFYEQREIVEKLIEFSYSWLKTVQGGVIAGIGTITLLWSVFGLLNNIETTLNSIWKTRISRPYSRKISDYLATMIIGPLFLVTSSSITVFLSTQITQTAQNNILVEAVSPVLIFVLKLFPFFLSWILFTFIYAFMPNTKVYLRSALIAGIIAGTVFQLWQLLYIQFQIGASSYGAIYGSFAALPLFLIWLQVSWLILLGGAELGFEIENDLFIPVRRLTPLSSKAIALLITYRCIEAFAKGQPPLTDRALAHELGMSLNHLQLVLEALQEDRILSAVSFQDKTIGYQPARAIETITMKKVCDAIDRSHDLMASVKESPPMEKIRGYVQQIDLILEDPTNNQPLYNFISNP, encoded by the coding sequence ATGGCAAATCCATCCTCTCTCCTTCCCCCTCCATCCCACCCACCTGCTAAATCTGTTTCTCCTTCTCTCATCAAACGCGCAGTCCGCGTTCTCGTTGATGCCGCCCGCGGGTTTGTAGAAGATGACTGTTATGCAAAAGCATCTGCTTTAACATTTTATTCTCTTCTATCAATCGTTCCTGTTTTTGCCGTCTTGTTCGGCATCGCCAAAGGTTTTGGCTTTGAGAAGGCGCTTGAATCAGAAATTAATGAACGTTTCTATGAGCAGCGCGAAATCGTAGAAAAATTAATTGAATTTTCTTATTCTTGGCTGAAAACTGTACAAGGAGGAGTAATAGCCGGGATTGGAACCATTACCTTATTGTGGTCTGTCTTCGGCCTGCTTAATAATATTGAAACAACGCTTAATTCAATTTGGAAAACACGCATTTCGCGTCCTTACAGCAGAAAAATTAGCGACTACCTAGCCACCATGATCATTGGCCCTCTATTTTTGGTTACCTCTAGTAGTATAACTGTCTTTTTAAGCACCCAAATCACGCAAACGGCTCAAAACAATATTTTAGTTGAAGCCGTCAGCCCTGTCTTAATTTTTGTTCTTAAGCTCTTTCCCTTTTTTTTAAGCTGGATATTATTTACTTTTATTTACGCATTCATGCCAAACACGAAAGTCTATTTACGATCTGCTCTTATAGCAGGAATCATTGCCGGGACGGTTTTTCAGCTTTGGCAGCTGCTGTATATTCAATTCCAAATCGGTGCTTCAAGTTATGGCGCCATTTATGGAAGTTTTGCTGCACTTCCTCTTTTTCTCATTTGGCTTCAGGTGAGCTGGCTAATTTTATTAGGTGGGGCCGAATTGGGATTTGAAATTGAAAATGATCTTTTTATTCCTGTCAGGCGGCTGACCCCTCTTTCAAGCAAAGCGATCGCTTTGCTCATTACTTACCGCTGCATTGAGGCCTTTGCAAAAGGACAGCCTCCCCTTACAGACCGTGCATTGGCTCATGAACTGGGAATGTCCCTGAATCATTTGCAGCTTGTCCTAGAAGCGCTTCAGGAAGACCGTATCTTATCCGCTGTTTCTTTTCAGGACAAAACAATCGGCTACCAGCCGGCGAGAGCCATTGAGACCATCACCATGAAAAAGGTCTGCGATGCGATTGACAGAAGCCACGATTTAATGGCATCTGTCAAAGAGTCTCCGCCAATGGAAAAAATTAGAGGCTATGTCCAGCAAATTGACCTCATCTTAGAAGACCCGACAAACAACCAACCGCTTTATAATTTTATTTCCAATCCCTAG
- a CDS encoding efflux transporter outer membrane subunit, translating into MPHKISYRDCLSIFGFSFLGSLAFVGCQLIPPYQGPCTPTPGEWKTPSLHSNMPSDWKSEMENSNQTNDHPHSDSASCNPEEQQQALFSECKENFENWWEVFNDPVLNQLEEQALNSSYTLKAALQRVIEARAQAWISRAALAPAINFAPSFSRSGSLIQNPIPGGLGTGTTGTQPTVQAGSSSSGAGGTAGSTSLPSEFRFVQSQYLLPLDLSYEVDLWSRLTNTYEAALIRAQASLEDYYSVLLTLTADVASHYFQMRDLDAQQVVLEKTIQARRRAYEINLARFKAGLIVYLDVSRAEVELARAESDSIDIRRQRGLEENMIASLVGVPAPVFSLDFNPLYTPPPLIPAGLPSDLLIRRPDIARAERNLAAAYADIAVAYTNFFPSINLTAAIGLESPFAHSLFSWKARFWEVGLNIMQTVFDAGRNEANLIYYKAKFRELLANYQEVVLTAFQDVEDSLTDIRERAFQSQALTVAVRAARETLNLSELRYNQGLVNYLDVVDAERTLLETEQNSVIVLGDRYLSTIRLIKSLGGGWGRITEAEECDACLIK; encoded by the coding sequence ATGCCCCATAAAATATCCTATCGCGATTGCCTTTCTATTTTTGGTTTTTCATTTTTGGGGAGCCTTGCTTTTGTGGGATGCCAACTCATTCCTCCTTATCAAGGCCCTTGCACGCCAACTCCGGGGGAATGGAAGACGCCTTCGCTCCACTCAAATATGCCGTCCGATTGGAAATCCGAAATGGAAAATTCGAATCAAACGAATGATCACCCCCATTCCGATTCCGCCTCTTGCAATCCGGAAGAACAACAGCAAGCGCTCTTCTCTGAATGCAAGGAAAATTTTGAAAATTGGTGGGAAGTTTTTAATGACCCTGTACTCAACCAATTGGAAGAGCAAGCGCTTAACTCCAGCTACACCCTAAAAGCAGCCTTGCAAAGGGTTATTGAAGCCCGCGCTCAAGCATGGATCAGCCGTGCAGCCCTTGCGCCGGCCATTAACTTTGCTCCCAGCTTTTCAAGAAGCGGATCTTTGATTCAAAATCCGATTCCTGGAGGACTCGGCACAGGGACAACAGGTACTCAGCCGACTGTACAAGCGGGGTCTTCTTCTTCTGGAGCCGGGGGGACAGCCGGTTCAACCAGTTTGCCTAGCGAATTTCGGTTTGTGCAATCCCAATATCTTCTTCCCTTAGATTTAAGCTATGAAGTAGATTTGTGGAGCCGGCTAACCAATACCTATGAAGCGGCTCTCATTCGTGCACAAGCCTCTTTAGAAGACTATTATAGCGTTCTTTTGACTCTGACAGCGGATGTTGCCTCCCATTACTTTCAAATGCGCGATTTGGATGCCCAGCAAGTCGTCTTAGAAAAAACCATTCAAGCAAGACGAAGGGCCTATGAAATTAATTTAGCCCGCTTTAAGGCAGGCCTAATTGTCTACCTAGATGTCAGCCGAGCGGAAGTCGAATTGGCGCGAGCGGAATCAGACAGCATTGATATTCGCCGGCAGCGCGGATTGGAAGAAAACATGATCGCCTCTTTAGTGGGCGTTCCAGCGCCTGTTTTCTCGCTTGATTTCAATCCTTTGTATACGCCTCCCCCTCTTATTCCAGCAGGCCTACCTTCTGATTTACTTATTCGCCGGCCTGATATCGCAAGAGCCGAGCGCAACTTGGCAGCTGCTTATGCAGATATAGCCGTCGCTTATACGAACTTTTTTCCTTCCATCAATTTGACGGCCGCGATCGGGCTTGAAAGCCCATTTGCCCATTCCTTGTTCTCGTGGAAAGCGCGCTTTTGGGAAGTCGGCCTAAATATTATGCAGACCGTCTTCGATGCGGGGCGCAATGAAGCGAATTTAATTTACTATAAAGCTAAATTTCGCGAACTATTGGCAAATTACCAAGAGGTTGTCTTGACGGCTTTTCAAGATGTCGAAGATTCTCTGACAGACATTCGGGAAAGAGCTTTTCAATCACAAGCTCTGACCGTTGCCGTCAGAGCAGCCCGCGAAACGCTCAATCTTTCGGAGCTACGCTATAATCAAGGGTTAGTAAACTATTTAGACGTCGTAGATGCCGAACGCACCCTGCTGGAGACAGAGCAAAACTCAGTCATTGTACTTGGTGATCGCTACCTCTCTACAATACGTTTGATTAAATCCTTGGGCGGAGGCTGGGGAAGGATTACGGAAGCCGAAGAGTGCGATGCTTGTTTGATTAAATAA
- a CDS encoding ABC transporter permease — MYNIAIKMLMGDRAKYLMLISALSFASLLMTQQCSVFIGLMHWTTATLRNTHIPIWVMDPYVEQVNEVKPMRDTDLSRVRSIPGVAWAVPFYFSIQQARLADGKFKSIQLIGLDPATLIGAPPIMLQGKLENLRQANAVIVDRVGIEKLSEGRQAPLQVGDRFEINDHEVRIVGICEAARSFFGYPFIYTTYDQAIEIVPKTRKNLAFILTQPLPDTNHEALAQRITEETGLKALTEGQFFWSTIWWFVRNTGIPISFGTTILLGFIVGIAVAGQTFYSFILENLGNLGALKAMGASNSLLCRMLLLQAFLIGFIGYGIGIGLAAAFGFATLKNGQPPFYMPYQILFLSLGMIILICSVAAFLSIRRISKLDAAEVFRG, encoded by the coding sequence ATGTATAACATTGCCATTAAGATGCTAATGGGCGATCGAGCCAAATACTTGATGTTGATTAGCGCTTTATCCTTCGCTTCTTTATTGATGACTCAGCAATGCTCTGTCTTTATTGGCTTAATGCATTGGACAACAGCGACTTTACGCAATACCCATATTCCTATTTGGGTCATGGATCCCTATGTCGAACAAGTCAATGAAGTCAAGCCGATGCGAGATACAGATTTAAGCCGCGTTCGCTCCATCCCTGGAGTGGCTTGGGCTGTTCCCTTTTATTTTTCCATCCAGCAAGCCCGCCTAGCTGACGGAAAATTTAAATCGATTCAACTCATTGGTTTAGATCCTGCCACCCTTATTGGAGCTCCTCCCATTATGCTTCAAGGAAAGCTAGAGAACTTACGCCAAGCGAACGCCGTTATCGTCGACCGTGTTGGCATTGAAAAATTAAGCGAAGGAAGGCAAGCTCCTTTGCAGGTTGGCGATCGCTTTGAAATCAATGATCATGAAGTCCGCATTGTAGGAATATGCGAAGCTGCCCGGTCTTTTTTTGGTTATCCCTTCATTTATACAACTTATGACCAAGCCATCGAAATTGTTCCAAAGACTAGAAAGAATTTAGCGTTTATTCTCACTCAACCTTTGCCTGATACCAATCATGAAGCCCTCGCTCAACGCATTACCGAAGAAACCGGCCTTAAGGCTTTGACGGAAGGACAATTCTTCTGGAGTACAATCTGGTGGTTTGTGCGAAACACGGGAATTCCCATCTCTTTTGGCACAACAATCCTGCTTGGCTTTATTGTGGGAATTGCTGTAGCCGGTCAAACTTTTTATTCTTTTATTCTAGAAAATTTAGGAAACTTAGGGGCCTTAAAAGCCATGGGAGCGAGCAACTCCCTCCTTTGCCGGATGCTCTTGCTGCAAGCCTTTCTTATTGGCTTTATTGGCTATGGAATAGGCATCGGATTGGCAGCGGCTTTCGGATTTGCCACGCTTAAAAACGGACAGCCGCCTTTTTATATGCCTTATCAAATCCTCTTTCTTTCTTTGGGAATGATTATCCTTATTTGCTCTGTTGCAGCTTTCTTGAGCATTCGCCGTATTAGCAAACTAGACGCCGCGGAGGTTTTTCGTGGATAA
- the sctJ gene encoding type III secretion system inner membrane ring lipoprotein SctJ produces the protein MIVNKTLPPLLLCLSALLLFLTSCSSNKPIVNALDERDANEIIVFLSSKGIQASKVPSAQSDGGGGGNKMILWNISVPPDQAIEAMNYLNQEGLPRRHAENLLEIFSNSSLVPSAMQEQIRYRAGLEQQIANTIRKIDGVLDANVIISFPEKDPLDPSKNLTPITASVYVKHNGVLDDPNSHLISKIRKLVAASVPGLSYDNVTVVGNRARIGELPNPWLEAMQKQQDQLVDVWSMTIAKTSLPRFRLIFFSFVILLVLLALIVAWLIWKILPLLKEQGIGQLLSFKHFNTHAPLAEPDKKAESKSDEDESKNSDVT, from the coding sequence ATGATCGTCAATAAGACCTTACCCCCCCTTCTCTTGTGCTTATCTGCCTTGCTTTTATTTTTAACAAGTTGCAGCTCCAATAAACCAATTGTAAATGCCCTGGATGAAAGAGATGCTAATGAAATTATTGTCTTTTTATCCAGCAAAGGCATTCAAGCCTCAAAAGTGCCAAGCGCACAATCAGATGGAGGCGGAGGCGGCAACAAAATGATACTTTGGAATATTTCAGTTCCTCCCGATCAAGCGATTGAGGCTATGAATTATTTAAATCAAGAAGGCCTTCCGAGAAGGCATGCGGAAAACCTGTTAGAAATTTTCAGCAACTCTTCCCTTGTTCCGTCTGCCATGCAAGAACAGATTCGCTACCGAGCCGGCCTCGAACAGCAAATTGCTAACACAATTCGGAAAATTGATGGGGTGCTGGATGCCAATGTCATTATTTCTTTTCCCGAAAAAGATCCTCTCGATCCATCCAAGAACCTGACTCCCATAACAGCCTCTGTCTATGTTAAGCACAACGGTGTATTAGACGATCCCAATAGTCATTTAATATCAAAGATTAGAAAGCTCGTTGCAGCAAGTGTGCCTGGATTAAGCTATGATAATGTGACTGTTGTAGGAAACCGGGCAAGAATAGGCGAATTGCCCAATCCATGGCTAGAGGCCATGCAAAAGCAGCAAGATCAACTCGTCGATGTTTGGTCTATGACTATTGCCAAAACTTCGCTTCCTCGATTCCGCCTCATTTTCTTTTCATTCGTTATCTTGCTTGTTTTATTGGCTTTAATTGTGGCTTGGCTTATTTGGAAAATCCTTCCCTTGTTAAAAGAGCAAGGCATAGGACAGCTTTTGAGCTTTAAACATTTTAATACCCATGCGCCTCTAGCCGAGCCTGATAAAAAAGCAGAATCAAAATCTGATGAGGATGAATCGAAAAACAGTGATGTCACTTAG
- a CDS encoding ABC transporter ATP-binding protein, whose product MFNTSPPKTLKQFWGLLTNRWAFGCFALLTFQQIIEASSTVWLVTMMKRITGGENFFPFLFLYLTSLAFPYIPGCIAYIIKISWRQEAQRSFINAFVSSNRNQIGEWSNKGIKEEKLSILTAEAPTALQALIDYVFDLYSYVLSVFFNIFALSIVVEPLFGVAYGLSVLTVVLVMKVKRRLQRRLTKKALTARIDLCQSLLAAWDNVLLGNRYNFKLWEDRTTQRLNRCLQKNVDLERFDQILAIVISLLTSIPSLIVVVYYVYINRFSVPNLTAFLVTLPVLFNILSYTYQTLSLIFRWNMHRSKLLSIYKAIQPIADADTAMEKKVKWPKIQISSSTIASSDHISLPGPQALNSYHDLLPYTHQAGRITLRGENGAGKSTLLMLVKNALCDRAFFLPTQNQLSFISETNKYSTGESLKNRLLEILERVDVDVLLLDEWDANLDKDNQERLSALIDELAQKKCVIEVRHR is encoded by the coding sequence ATGTTTAATACCTCGCCGCCAAAGACTCTCAAACAATTCTGGGGGCTTTTAACCAATCGATGGGCATTTGGTTGTTTTGCATTGCTAACCTTTCAACAAATCATTGAAGCATCTTCGACGGTTTGGCTGGTGACAATGATGAAAAGAATCACAGGAGGAGAAAACTTTTTTCCGTTTCTTTTTCTTTATCTGACTTCGCTCGCTTTTCCGTATATTCCAGGATGTATTGCCTATATTATTAAAATTTCTTGGCGTCAAGAAGCGCAGCGTTCATTTATTAATGCTTTTGTTTCTTCTAATCGCAACCAGATTGGGGAATGGAGCAATAAAGGCATTAAAGAAGAAAAGCTCTCTATATTGACGGCAGAAGCCCCAACCGCACTGCAAGCATTAATTGATTATGTATTTGATCTTTATAGCTACGTTCTAAGTGTATTCTTTAACATTTTTGCTCTTTCAATTGTTGTCGAACCTCTTTTCGGCGTTGCTTATGGCTTAAGCGTGTTAACGGTCGTCCTTGTGATGAAAGTCAAGCGCCGCCTGCAAAGAAGGCTGACTAAAAAAGCGTTGACCGCCCGCATTGATTTATGTCAGTCTTTATTGGCCGCGTGGGATAACGTGCTGTTAGGCAACCGATATAATTTTAAGTTATGGGAAGACCGCACAACCCAGCGTCTCAATCGCTGTTTGCAAAAAAACGTGGACTTAGAACGATTTGATCAAATTTTAGCTATCGTTATTTCGCTTTTAACATCGATCCCCTCTTTAATTGTCGTCGTCTATTATGTTTACATCAACCGCTTTAGTGTTCCAAACTTGACCGCTTTTCTTGTGACCCTTCCGGTCCTATTTAATATCCTTTCTTACACTTATCAAACTTTGAGCCTCATTTTCCGCTGGAATATGCATCGCAGTAAATTACTGTCTATTTACAAAGCCATTCAACCGATCGCCGATGCAGACACGGCTATGGAAAAAAAGGTCAAATGGCCGAAAATTCAAATTTCCTCTTCAACAATCGCGTCTTCCGATCATATTTCTCTTCCCGGACCGCAAGCCCTCAATTCTTATCATGATCTCTTGCCATATACGCATCAAGCCGGGCGCATTACGCTGCGGGGAGAAAACGGAGCAGGAAAATCGACGCTTCTTATGTTAGTCAAGAATGCCTTATGCGATCGCGCTTTCTTTTTGCCTACGCAAAACCAATTAAGTTTTATTTCTGAAACAAATAAATATTCAACAGGCGAATCGTTGAAAAATCGCCTGCTTGAAATATTAGAGCGCGTAGATGTGGATGTTTTACTATTGGATGAATGGGATGCCAATTTGGACAAAGATAATCAAGAGCGTTTATCCGCTTTAATTGACGAACTTGCCCAGAAAAAATGCGTCATTGAAGTCCGTCACCGTTAA
- a CDS encoding ABC transporter ATP-binding protein, whose amino-acid sequence MDKQSNVAEKLSPKLAIDVRGVYKTFQQGNNAIEALKDIHLQARTGELLMIVGPSGCGKTTLLSVIAGTLRFDRGEIEVFNTALHSLSEQKTTQFRKQHVGFIFQQYHLIRTLNCLENVSIPLLLNGINRSEAEERAAVLLEKIGLKGREKENPLRLSGGQQQRIAIARALVHEPQLVICDEPTAALDAETGARIMELMIEIARMPDRCVILVTHDNRIFRYADRVAEMNDGKVLTIN is encoded by the coding sequence GTGGATAAACAATCGAATGTTGCCGAGAAACTCTCCCCCAAACTTGCTATTGATGTGCGAGGTGTGTATAAAACATTCCAGCAAGGAAATAATGCAATAGAAGCTTTAAAAGATATTCACTTGCAAGCTAGAACGGGTGAATTATTAATGATCGTCGGTCCATCCGGATGCGGAAAGACAACGCTATTGAGCGTCATTGCAGGAACACTGCGATTCGACAGAGGAGAAATTGAGGTATTCAACACCGCTCTGCATAGCTTAAGTGAGCAAAAGACGACACAATTTAGAAAACAGCATGTCGGATTCATCTTTCAGCAGTATCATTTGATCCGGACATTGAATTGCTTGGAAAATGTCAGCATCCCCTTGCTTTTGAATGGAATAAACCGCTCTGAAGCCGAAGAGCGGGCAGCCGTTTTATTAGAAAAAATCGGGCTAAAAGGACGAGAAAAGGAAAATCCCCTCCGCCTCTCCGGCGGTCAACAGCAGCGCATCGCTATTGCGCGCGCGCTTGTACATGAGCCTCAGCTAGTCATATGCGATGAACCTACGGCCGCCCTTGATGCCGAAACGGGAGCGAGAATTATGGAACTGATGATTGAGATTGCCCGCATGCCCGATCGATGTGTCATTTTGGTGACACACGACAATCGGATTTTCAGATATGCAGACCGGGTGGCGGAAATGAATGATGGGAAAGTGTTGACTATTAATTAA
- a CDS encoding MFS transporter: MSRLNFFTILLIGFVDYLGIALVYPVFAALLFDQTVPLVPIGSSSFFRGAILGILIGLTPLTQFFSSPILGSISDLKGRRQTLGYGIGLGCLGYFLAVVGICIHSLSLLFIYRILIGISEGTVGVAQAMIADISTDQNKARQFALFNASLGTGFSIGPFLGGKLADPAVASWCGYAVPFILASVLSLGNLILVLFKFPETHRIKENKPFSLKQSITNIGKVVVWKQLRWLFFATFTFSFGWSFFNEFVPILLRERFNFALGEVGNYYAYGGIWYALSAAIASALLKYFYPENVVTKALIGCAICMLLFIIIPHSSYIWWILPPFMSCLAMTFSTTTALISNYANRENQGEVLGVYQSVIALAMGVSPLIVGFAVGNYPSLTSWGGAAAMLTAGWAFWMGKRRLSLSSNALLSS; the protein is encoded by the coding sequence ATGTCTAGGTTGAATTTTTTCACCATTCTTTTAATTGGATTTGTGGATTACTTGGGAATCGCCCTTGTGTATCCTGTTTTTGCTGCTTTATTATTTGATCAAACCGTTCCGCTTGTGCCAATTGGTTCTTCTTCCTTTTTTCGAGGAGCTATATTGGGAATCTTAATAGGCCTGACTCCCCTTACGCAATTTTTTAGCTCTCCTATTTTAGGAAGTATTTCGGATTTAAAAGGACGCAGGCAAACGCTGGGTTATGGAATAGGCCTTGGATGCCTAGGATACTTTTTAGCTGTAGTGGGAATTTGCATTCACTCGCTGTCCTTGCTTTTCATTTACCGCATTCTTATTGGCATATCGGAAGGAACAGTAGGTGTAGCGCAAGCGATGATTGCCGATATTAGCACGGATCAAAATAAAGCCAGACAGTTTGCTCTCTTTAATGCAAGCCTGGGAACAGGGTTTTCAATTGGTCCGTTCTTGGGGGGAAAATTGGCAGACCCTGCTGTAGCAAGTTGGTGTGGATATGCCGTTCCCTTTATTTTAGCGAGCGTCTTAAGTTTAGGTAATCTTATCCTTGTCTTGTTTAAATTTCCGGAAACGCACCGCATAAAAGAAAACAAACCGTTTAGTTTAAAGCAAAGCATAACAAACATTGGCAAAGTTGTTGTTTGGAAACAATTGCGTTGGCTGTTTTTTGCAACTTTTACCTTTTCTTTTGGATGGTCGTTTTTTAACGAATTTGTTCCCATTCTTCTTCGCGAACGTTTTAATTTTGCCCTTGGTGAGGTAGGGAACTATTATGCCTATGGCGGGATTTGGTATGCCCTTAGTGCGGCTATAGCTTCTGCTCTATTAAAATATTTTTATCCGGAAAATGTGGTGACTAAGGCATTAATAGGATGCGCGATTTGCATGCTCCTATTTATTATCATTCCCCACTCTTCTTACATTTGGTGGATCCTTCCTCCTTTTATGTCCTGTTTGGCAATGACTTTTTCCACTACCACCGCGCTCATTTCCAATTATGCGAATAGGGAAAACCAAGGAGAGGTTCTGGGTGTCTATCAATCAGTCATTGCATTGGCCATGGGGGTGAGTCCTTTGATTGTGGGGTTTGCAGTCGGGAACTATCCCAGTTTGACTTCATGGGGTGGTGCAGCAGCAATGCTGACTGCTGGATGGGCTTTTTGGATGGGAAAGCGTCGCCTATCCCTCTCATCTAACGCTTTACTTTCTTCTTAA
- a CDS encoding efflux RND transporter periplasmic adaptor subunit — protein sequence MAIFRGFAIYFAFAGIILALILISRLNMSDPKPAPVLMPAVNPYQHTIAASGIIESADKNIEIGVPQSGLVKMVFVRVWDAVQENAPLFQMDDRDLEAQLIVQKANVAVSLANLGRLKDQLSRLEGVKDLRAISQEELKTKRHDVAVAEAQLAAAEAAVHQTQLLIERLTIRAPKEGIILQSNIRKGESVLATNPIPAMILGDLEHLQVRADIDEQNACKILPYAPATAFPKNNTTLAIPLQFDRIEPYVIPKRSLTGASEERVDTRVLQVIYTFAHQPSFPLYVGQQVDVFIKQGTKQIDSHSSEVADAP from the coding sequence ATGGCAATCTTTCGCGGCTTTGCTATTTACTTCGCCTTTGCAGGCATTATCTTGGCTTTGATTTTAATCAGTCGATTGAATATGTCCGATCCTAAGCCTGCCCCTGTTCTCATGCCTGCTGTTAACCCCTATCAGCATACCATTGCCGCATCGGGCATTATTGAATCTGCGGATAAGAATATCGAAATTGGCGTTCCACAATCCGGCCTAGTCAAGATGGTCTTTGTTCGCGTGTGGGATGCTGTTCAGGAAAACGCGCCTCTTTTCCAAATGGATGACCGCGATCTGGAAGCTCAGCTAATTGTCCAAAAGGCTAATGTCGCCGTTTCGCTCGCCAATTTGGGCCGCTTAAAAGACCAATTAAGCCGTCTAGAAGGAGTGAAAGATCTGCGCGCAATCAGCCAAGAAGAATTAAAGACTAAAAGGCATGATGTCGCTGTTGCCGAAGCCCAGTTGGCCGCTGCTGAAGCGGCTGTTCATCAAACTCAGCTTCTTATTGAGCGCTTGACAATTCGAGCGCCTAAAGAGGGAATTATTTTACAAAGCAATATCCGTAAAGGAGAATCCGTATTAGCAACCAATCCCATTCCGGCTATGATTTTGGGAGATTTAGAGCATTTACAAGTGCGTGCAGATATAGATGAACAAAACGCTTGTAAAATTCTGCCCTATGCACCGGCAACAGCTTTTCCCAAAAATAATACAACCCTTGCTATCCCTTTGCAGTTCGATCGCATCGAGCCTTACGTCATCCCTAAACGGTCCTTAACCGGAGCGAGCGAAGAAAGAGTAGACACCCGCGTGCTGCAAGTCATTTATACATTTGCTCATCAACCATCTTTTCCCCTGTATGTTGGCCAACAAGTGGATGTCTTCATTAAGCAAGGCACAAAACAAATAGATTCTCACTCCTCCGAGGTTGCCGATGCCCCATAA
- a CDS encoding YdcF family protein, whose product MNSIADFHQVAVLIHGCHLLAEEWENIVFGTEEGLGRVPIGIEEAVYKKASLIFWGSGASQDTSGLKESEYTFNQAMGPKLKMLACHVKKKPKELKDYLSRVSFIDRDSRNTAEEIKAAVRECTLRGIQTIVIVSSNTHVARCLQEACKLKESTITVYARASATCFAHSSADEVTIFEPPHRGDMPKVPIHQTVKGIIPFLKDEKIAVVFNEALKSLIEEYKRKQEVMACSVSSGVKALSAEGFSLDDSPKNVHSLNDKENP is encoded by the coding sequence ATGAATTCTATTGCAGACTTTCATCAGGTTGCTGTGCTGATCCATGGCTGTCATTTGTTGGCAGAGGAGTGGGAGAATATTGTATTTGGGACGGAAGAAGGCTTAGGTCGCGTCCCCATAGGAATTGAAGAGGCTGTTTACAAGAAAGCAAGTCTTATCTTTTGGGGAAGTGGGGCATCGCAAGATACCAGTGGTTTAAAAGAGTCGGAATATACATTTAATCAAGCAATGGGCCCGAAGCTTAAGATGTTGGCTTGCCATGTCAAAAAAAAACCAAAGGAGCTTAAAGACTATCTTTCTCGGGTTTCATTTATTGATAGAGATTCACGCAATACAGCAGAAGAAATAAAGGCAGCTGTAAGAGAATGCACGTTAAGAGGAATTCAAACGATTGTGATAGTTTCTTCAAATACACACGTTGCACGATGCTTACAAGAGGCTTGTAAGCTAAAAGAGTCCACTATTACAGTCTATGCTCGAGCAAGTGCGACTTGTTTTGCTCATTCAAGCGCAGATGAGGTGACGATTTTTGAACCTCCGCATCGGGGCGATATGCCCAAAGTTCCCATTCATCAAACAGTAAAAGGCATTATTCCCTTTTTAAAGGATGAAAAAATTGCCGTTGTTTTTAATGAAGCCTTGAAATCATTGATCGAAGAATACAAAAGAAAGCAGGAGGTGATGGCCTGTTCTGTCAGTTCGGGTGTAAAGGCTCTTAGTGCGGAAGGCTTTAGCCTAGATGATAGTCCCAAAAATGTTCATTCATTAAATGATAAGGAAAACCCTTAA